In one window of Candidatus Hydrogenedentota bacterium DNA:
- a CDS encoding anaerobic sulfatase-maturation protein produces the protein MSTISLTRNSTAVRRGFHVMTKATGPICNLECKYCYYLEKEKLYPDTKVWGMTNETLESYVRQYIESQDVPDINFAWQGGEPTILGVDFFRKAVELQKKYANGKTITNALQTNGTLLDDEWCAFLAENQFLIGLSIDGPRAIHDEYRVDKGGRSSFDRVMRGLEFLKKHKVEFNTLTCVHRANQNKPIEVYRFLKDIGSRYMQFIPIVERTADAPETLKLVQPDYEGDARLSYWSVRPLAYGKFLSAIFDEWVRKDVGRYFVQIFDVALQAWVGMEPGLCVFAETCGNALVMEHNGDLYSCDHYVYPDFKVGNINDAPLGELVHSAPQAAFGEAKKSTLPKYCIECEVRFACNGECPKHRFIETPDGEPGLNYLCAGYKHFFNHIDPYMKFMAGELRAQRPAANVMRYVAVDSGLTATAQTVSPNAACPCGSGKKYKRCCGAA, from the coding sequence ATGAGCACGATCAGTCTTACACGAAACAGCACCGCGGTGCGGCGCGGCTTTCACGTCATGACCAAGGCCACGGGGCCGATCTGCAACCTCGAGTGCAAGTACTGCTACTACCTTGAAAAGGAAAAGCTCTACCCCGACACGAAAGTCTGGGGCATGACTAACGAGACGCTCGAGTCGTACGTGCGGCAGTACATCGAATCGCAGGACGTGCCGGACATTAATTTTGCGTGGCAGGGCGGCGAGCCAACGATCTTGGGCGTCGATTTTTTCCGCAAGGCCGTCGAACTTCAAAAGAAGTACGCGAACGGAAAAACGATTACAAACGCTTTGCAGACGAACGGCACATTGTTGGATGACGAATGGTGCGCGTTTCTCGCGGAGAACCAGTTTTTGATCGGGCTGTCGATCGATGGTCCACGCGCCATTCACGACGAGTACCGCGTGGACAAGGGCGGCCGCTCGTCGTTCGATCGGGTGATGCGCGGACTCGAGTTCTTGAAGAAGCATAAGGTCGAGTTCAATACACTGACTTGCGTGCACCGCGCGAACCAGAACAAGCCAATCGAAGTCTATCGCTTTCTGAAGGACATCGGCAGCCGGTACATGCAGTTCATCCCGATTGTCGAGCGCACCGCCGACGCGCCGGAAACGCTGAAACTTGTTCAGCCCGATTACGAGGGGGATGCACGCCTATCGTATTGGTCGGTGCGCCCGCTTGCCTATGGAAAGTTTCTGTCCGCGATCTTTGACGAATGGGTCCGAAAAGACGTTGGCCGTTACTTTGTGCAGATATTCGACGTGGCACTGCAAGCCTGGGTCGGCATGGAGCCCGGCCTATGCGTGTTCGCGGAGACTTGCGGCAACGCGCTCGTCATGGAACACAACGGCGATCTGTATTCATGCGACCACTACGTGTACCCCGACTTCAAAGTCGGCAACATCAATGACGCGCCCCTTGGCGAATTGGTCCATTCAGCTCCGCAGGCGGCGTTCGGCGAGGCGAAGAAATCGACGTTGCCGAAATATTGCATCGAGTGCGAGGTGCGGTTTGCGTGCAACGGCGAATGCCCGAAGCACCGTTTCATCGAGACACCCGACGGCGAACCGGGATTGAACTACCTCTGCGCGGGATACAAGCACTTCTTCAACCACATCGACCCGTACATGAAATTCATGGCGGGTGAACTGCGGGCGCAACGCCCCGCGGCTAACGTAATGCGGTATGTCGCGGTCGATTCCGGATTGACCGCCACCGCGCAAACCGTCTCGCCCAACGCGGCGTGTCCCTGCGGGAGCGGGAAGAAATACAAGAGGTGCTGCGGCGCGGCGTAA